A genome region from Glutamicibacter arilaitensis Re117 includes the following:
- a CDS encoding bifunctional DNA primase/polymerase has protein sequence MATVFNALARIQHLRLPDAARSLASAGVPVFPCVPGEKRPLTRRGFHDAANDLDQVSAWWDRWPSANLAIPTGPASGIDVVDIDIGSTGSGVPAFQRARREGLVHGWAALVRTPSGGLHVYFPAGTSREQPSWQAPMAHIDFRGTGGYVLAPPSQVRQPDGHLRPYELQSTGLVEPSPVDASRLRNFLDPRPALTHRDQMTTRRGLDVQRLGQWVAALGEGERNLGLFWAACRLAENNTAVGDTLAVLGPAAAHAGLGAREITTTIRSAYRTTDPAYHRSTSDEPAPRRSPPQPAVGRVIA, from the coding sequence ATGGCGACCGTGTTCAATGCTCTCGCCCGCATTCAGCATTTGCGGCTGCCGGATGCTGCGCGATCGCTCGCGTCTGCCGGGGTGCCGGTGTTTCCATGCGTGCCAGGTGAAAAACGTCCCCTGACCAGACGTGGCTTCCACGACGCGGCCAACGATCTGGACCAGGTATCGGCGTGGTGGGATCGGTGGCCGAGCGCGAATCTCGCGATCCCCACCGGGCCCGCCTCAGGCATCGATGTCGTAGACATTGATATCGGTTCAACCGGTTCTGGGGTCCCGGCGTTCCAGCGGGCACGCCGCGAAGGACTCGTGCACGGGTGGGCGGCTCTGGTGCGCACCCCGTCGGGCGGGTTACACGTCTATTTTCCCGCCGGTACCTCGCGGGAGCAGCCTTCGTGGCAGGCACCCATGGCGCATATCGATTTTCGCGGCACCGGCGGCTATGTTCTCGCCCCGCCGTCACAAGTGCGCCAGCCCGATGGACACTTGAGACCGTATGAACTGCAAAGCACCGGCCTGGTCGAGCCTTCGCCGGTAGATGCGTCTCGCCTGCGGAACTTCCTTGACCCACGCCCCGCACTTACCCACCGAGATCAGATGACAACGCGTCGGGGTCTAGATGTGCAGCGTCTCGGACAGTGGGTCGCAGCCCTGGGTGAGGGCGAACGCAACCTGGGCTTGTTCTGGGCTGCGTGCCGTCTCGCCGAAAACAACACTGCCGTTGGTGACACGCTCGCGGTGCTGGGACCTGCGGCGGCACACGCAGGACTGGGAGCGCGAGAGATCACCACCACGATCCGCTCCGCATACCGCACCACCGACCCCGCATATCACCGATCAACAAGCGATGAACCGGCACCGCGTCGTTCTCCACCGCAACCCGCTGTGGGCCGGGTGATTGCATGA
- a CDS encoding ArdC-like ssDNA-binding domain-containing protein, whose product MAKNWEEARVAREAKLDGLQERLASAVDGLVTGEDWQRAMAFAARFRSRSFNNILLIWSQHLGAFEAGRVQVTEPSYVAGFRQWQTLGRQVDKGQSGYMIFAPVTARFASATPADAASWRRLERGEKPRAGEVARSKIVGVKPAYVWDVSQTSGEPIPERPMPVLLEGEAPAGLWEGIAAQIEARGFTVLRVPHEGMIHGANGVTDYGANTVAVRENMPPAAQVKTLAHELAHVMLHGPNNPDASGHRGVGEVEAESVALMVGAAHGMDTTGYTIPYVTGWASTVKDSSPVEVVQAAGERVRKAATEILDQLNTAQVGAGDPPGLVRDTSRREARQRFAPQPLPEPSPSPSSAVGSREPVRGL is encoded by the coding sequence ATGGCGAAGAACTGGGAGGAAGCACGAGTAGCGCGTGAGGCGAAGCTCGACGGTTTGCAGGAGCGCTTGGCCAGTGCGGTTGATGGCCTCGTGACTGGTGAGGATTGGCAGCGTGCGATGGCTTTCGCTGCGAGGTTTCGGTCGCGGTCGTTCAATAACATTTTGCTGATCTGGTCCCAGCATCTCGGTGCGTTCGAGGCTGGCCGGGTGCAGGTTACTGAGCCGTCGTATGTGGCGGGGTTCCGGCAGTGGCAAACTCTGGGTCGTCAGGTGGATAAGGGCCAGTCGGGGTACATGATCTTCGCCCCGGTCACCGCCCGATTCGCTTCGGCAACTCCTGCCGATGCGGCGTCGTGGCGCAGGTTGGAACGCGGTGAGAAACCGCGAGCGGGTGAGGTCGCCCGTTCGAAGATCGTTGGGGTGAAACCCGCTTATGTGTGGGATGTCTCGCAGACCTCGGGTGAGCCGATTCCCGAACGCCCGATGCCGGTGCTGTTGGAAGGCGAAGCCCCCGCTGGACTCTGGGAAGGCATTGCCGCGCAGATTGAGGCGCGCGGATTCACCGTTCTGCGGGTGCCGCATGAGGGCATGATCCACGGCGCGAACGGGGTCACCGACTACGGTGCGAACACCGTCGCGGTGCGGGAGAACATGCCGCCCGCGGCGCAGGTGAAGACGCTGGCGCATGAGTTGGCGCATGTGATGCTCCACGGGCCGAATAATCCTGACGCGTCCGGGCATCGCGGGGTTGGTGAGGTGGAGGCCGAATCGGTTGCCCTCATGGTGGGTGCCGCGCATGGAATGGACACCACTGGTTACACGATCCCGTACGTGACCGGTTGGGCCAGCACCGTGAAGGACTCCTCCCCGGTCGAAGTCGTACAGGCTGCCGGTGAACGGGTGCGGAAGGCCGCGACCGAGATTCTCGATCAGCTCAACACCGCACAGGTCGGCGCTGGTGATCCACCCGGCCTGGTGCGGGATACATCGCGACGCGAAGCGCGTCAGCGATTCGCCCCTCAACCATTGCCTGAGCCGTCACCGTCACCGTCTTCGGCTGTAGGTAGCCGTGAACCGGTGAGGGGGCTGTGA
- a CDS encoding helix-turn-helix domain-containing protein, with protein MDPACSWSAKAQYEFRQGESAHGFHPVLARTRTLHRPIGPIAYDCVKVIIVRDGSALLFSEFGQRIVTAGDVVVLGANVLCGSEPEGHITATTIYLDTDYVIDQVFWQHAWLLHDRLDAQRFTKALYSEPSQVLRLGEDRTGMLMPWLDELVARSIDGGFAHHFHRMQALWFAIADVVTPFVKVTPIRQSRTQRAHSRPTLPRCRNFAPARDEAHQTRATLASDIATNWTLDVLSARVHLSPKQLSRVFTEAYGKTPLAYLTMLRVEEMAHLLRETHLTIDASARRVGWASRSRANEAFQQCVGMTPSEYRRMHRSEK; from the coding sequence ATGGACCCAGCATGCTCCTGGTCTGCCAAGGCGCAGTATGAGTTCAGGCAAGGCGAGTCAGCTCATGGATTCCATCCGGTTCTGGCGAGAACTCGCACCTTGCATCGCCCAATCGGGCCTATCGCCTACGACTGCGTGAAAGTCATCATAGTGCGGGACGGCAGCGCACTACTGTTCAGTGAGTTCGGGCAACGGATCGTCACGGCCGGTGACGTCGTGGTGCTCGGCGCGAACGTGCTCTGTGGCAGTGAACCGGAAGGTCACATCACCGCCACCACGATCTACCTCGACACTGACTATGTGATCGACCAGGTGTTCTGGCAACACGCCTGGCTGCTGCACGATCGCTTAGATGCGCAGCGGTTCACTAAGGCTCTCTACAGCGAACCCTCGCAAGTGCTCCGGCTTGGCGAAGACCGCACCGGCATGTTGATGCCGTGGCTGGACGAACTCGTCGCGCGCAGCATCGATGGCGGATTCGCGCATCATTTCCATCGCATGCAGGCACTGTGGTTCGCTATCGCTGACGTGGTCACTCCGTTCGTGAAGGTCACGCCGATACGGCAAAGCCGCACGCAGCGCGCTCACTCCCGCCCGACGCTACCCAGGTGCCGAAATTTCGCACCGGCCAGAGATGAGGCCCACCAAACCCGCGCAACTCTGGCCAGTGACATCGCCACGAACTGGACCCTGGATGTCTTGTCAGCTCGGGTGCATCTATCCCCGAAACAACTCTCGCGCGTGTTCACCGAGGCCTACGGCAAGACCCCGTTGGCATATTTGACGATGCTGCGGGTCGAGGAGATGGCCCACCTCCTGCGTGAAACTCACTTGACGATCGATGCCTCCGCCCGCAGGGTTGGTTGGGCGAGTCGGAGCCGCGCCAATGAGGCATTCCAACAGTGTGTGGGTATGACGCCGAGCGAATATCGCCGGATGCACCGCTCCGAGAAATGA
- a CDS encoding MFS transporter produces the protein MQKPEDRDSAAGYDAVVSAEPDSIMKTRGRSASQIPIIFVTVFLTYTAMTVMNPLIAPLSRVIGMPEWQIGVGVSVAALCVAVASPFWGRLSQRVGARLILTSTICSATLAMVVFAAVAHARFLGIASAGVVFVVLLLVRGVWFGLSEAAVLPTAQAYVASITPDPTERVRGMAAIGAGVGASSIAGAIIGGLLGGFSLPVALWAVPILLVLTLAIVTIWMKRTSVPVQEKPPRKVSATDSRVRPYLIVSFGLYTALGFIQILVGFLVQDRLFLGTEQAVLVTGIAFVCAGVGLLLSQAIAVTRLRWQPVRYIRVGAVISAIGILFLVPDWGASSVLVAMFITGVGIGMAIPGVAAGVSLAVGSSEQGSVAGLVAATNALTFIIAPTAATALYALSPLVPLIATAIATVLVMTFSPTNRRLAVTPESVHDDEARI, from the coding sequence ATGCAGAAACCTGAAGACCGTGATTCCGCGGCAGGTTACGACGCGGTCGTTTCGGCTGAACCGGATTCCATAATGAAGACCCGCGGGCGATCAGCATCCCAGATACCGATCATCTTTGTCACGGTCTTCTTGACATATACCGCGATGACGGTCATGAACCCGCTGATCGCACCGTTGTCACGGGTCATCGGTATGCCTGAATGGCAGATCGGGGTCGGGGTATCGGTTGCGGCTTTGTGCGTTGCCGTCGCCAGCCCGTTTTGGGGGCGGCTATCCCAACGGGTCGGTGCACGACTGATCTTGACCTCGACGATCTGTAGCGCGACCCTGGCGATGGTGGTCTTCGCAGCTGTCGCACACGCACGTTTTCTTGGGATTGCTTCCGCTGGGGTCGTTTTCGTGGTTCTACTGCTGGTCCGAGGGGTGTGGTTCGGTCTTTCCGAAGCGGCCGTCCTCCCGACCGCACAAGCCTATGTTGCCTCCATAACCCCAGACCCCACCGAACGAGTGCGTGGCATGGCCGCGATCGGTGCGGGTGTCGGCGCATCATCTATCGCAGGTGCCATCATCGGTGGCCTGCTCGGCGGATTTTCTCTGCCCGTCGCGCTGTGGGCAGTCCCGATCCTCTTAGTGCTGACTCTCGCCATAGTCACTATCTGGATGAAGCGCACCTCCGTACCTGTTCAAGAAAAACCACCCCGGAAGGTCTCCGCAACGGATTCGCGGGTGCGGCCGTATCTGATTGTTTCTTTCGGCCTATACACCGCTTTGGGCTTCATCCAGATCCTCGTCGGGTTCCTGGTTCAGGACCGGTTATTCCTGGGCACCGAACAGGCAGTGCTCGTCACGGGGATCGCATTCGTATGCGCGGGGGTGGGGCTTTTGCTCAGCCAGGCGATCGCTGTGACGCGCCTGCGGTGGCAACCAGTTCGGTATATCCGTGTCGGAGCTGTCATCAGCGCCATCGGAATCCTATTCCTGGTCCCAGACTGGGGTGCCTCCTCGGTGCTGGTGGCGATGTTCATCACAGGGGTGGGCATTGGGATGGCCATCCCTGGTGTCGCTGCGGGGGTGTCGCTTGCAGTTGGTTCCTCAGAACAAGGCAGCGTGGCAGGTCTCGTCGCCGCCACCAATGCGCTCACGTTCATCATTGCGCCCACTGCCGCGACTGCCTTGTATGCGCTATCGCCCCTCGTTCCGCTGATTGCCACCGCTATTGCGACTGTGCTGGTGATGACGTTTAGTCCCACAAATAGGCGGCTGGCCGTCACCCCCGAGTCCGTTCACGACGACGAAGCGCGTATTTGA
- a CDS encoding ABC transporter ATP-binding protein: protein MNTQHTQTLPAAARRRLVLISLGWALVALAEATAYTVLALAIAKHQPPGMVIATAAVALFITVLVSRSGYLTGARLAGDLFQGVGAAFSHAKLSWFTEKNRTLVGTVAGQSIPALMSVPAHQLQTFILSPLIPLLLLVGIAIVAGPLTMLLVAGLVIIAFVAQLFAQRALSRADAGRNTVEQAATEASLEFIDHLELLRTAAGPDRAVSRLEDTWDTHEAALARTNQVSTPATFVSSLASILPLAGLLLFIASTAMENPATALALIILTARASAPLDALALAGVSINELRTTINRYRAVLSAPVLPEPTKSVQSVGHAMTVNDVSHITVLQGVSTEVPEGSTTIITGPTGSGKSTLLSLLMRFDDPDNGRIELGGVDLTDMRYEDLAKQIGYVPQDPVVFDGTLADNIRLGDPSATDEEIIHAAKQAALGQVIEQSPLGIQQSVGHHGNALSGGERQRVAIARALLKQAPILILDEATSALDTATEAKIAKAIRALPCTKIVVTHRDAETTWQPTIRIALGESSGTNK from the coding sequence ATGAACACGCAGCACACCCAGACCCTTCCTGCAGCGGCTCGCCGCAGACTGGTACTCATATCACTTGGCTGGGCACTCGTCGCGCTGGCCGAGGCGACGGCCTACACCGTGCTCGCCCTTGCGATCGCAAAGCACCAGCCACCGGGAATGGTGATCGCGACTGCGGCCGTCGCCCTGTTTATCACCGTGCTCGTCTCGCGCAGCGGCTACCTCACCGGGGCAAGGCTGGCCGGAGATCTCTTCCAAGGAGTTGGCGCGGCCTTCTCCCACGCCAAACTCTCGTGGTTCACCGAGAAGAACCGAACTCTTGTCGGCACGGTCGCCGGACAATCAATCCCCGCCCTGATGAGCGTTCCCGCCCATCAGCTGCAGACGTTCATTCTCTCGCCGCTCATCCCGCTTCTCTTGCTTGTCGGTATCGCGATCGTCGCTGGCCCTCTCACCATGCTTCTGGTGGCAGGCCTTGTGATCATCGCGTTCGTCGCGCAGCTGTTCGCTCAACGGGCCCTCAGCCGTGCAGACGCAGGCCGAAACACTGTCGAGCAGGCCGCAACGGAGGCATCCCTGGAATTCATCGATCATCTCGAACTGTTGCGGACCGCCGCAGGGCCAGATCGTGCGGTGTCACGCCTGGAAGACACATGGGACACGCATGAGGCTGCGCTCGCGCGTACGAATCAAGTATCGACTCCCGCGACCTTCGTTTCTAGTCTCGCGAGCATTCTGCCGCTCGCTGGTCTCCTCCTCTTCATCGCGTCCACAGCCATGGAGAACCCGGCTACCGCACTGGCGCTCATCATCCTCACCGCCCGTGCATCTGCACCTTTGGATGCTCTCGCCCTGGCGGGGGTCTCGATCAACGAATTGCGCACCACGATCAACCGGTACCGTGCGGTGCTCTCGGCCCCGGTCTTACCCGAGCCGACCAAATCTGTCCAGAGCGTCGGCCATGCGATGACAGTGAATGATGTCTCGCACATTACCGTGCTGCAAGGGGTCTCTACCGAGGTGCCCGAGGGCTCTACGACGATCATCACTGGTCCGACCGGAAGCGGCAAGAGCACCCTGCTTTCCCTGCTGATGCGGTTCGATGATCCTGACAATGGGCGTATCGAACTCGGCGGGGTCGACCTCACAGACATGCGATACGAAGATCTCGCGAAACAGATCGGCTACGTGCCGCAGGATCCCGTCGTGTTCGACGGAACACTGGCCGACAACATCCGTCTCGGCGACCCATCGGCCACCGATGAAGAGATCATCCATGCGGCAAAACAAGCCGCACTCGGTCAAGTCATCGAACAATCACCGCTCGGGATTCAGCAATCAGTAGGCCACCACGGAAACGCACTGTCAGGCGGTGAGCGTCAACGAGTCGCGATCGCCCGAGCCCTCCTCAAGCAGGCACCGATCCTCATTCTCGACGAGGCGACCTCCGCCCTCGATACCGCCACGGAAGCGAAGATCGCCAAGGCGATCCGCGCGCTTCCATGCACGAAGATCGTCGTCACCCACCGCGATGCCGAGACAACCTGGCAGCCGACGATTCGCATAGCACTCGGAGAGTCCAGTGGCACAAATAAATGA
- a CDS encoding ATP-binding cassette domain-containing protein, giving the protein MPALNNDPAAAPASPIAAALRPAIPVLTAAVTAAALGGLTMVGALWFTVQVVAAVTLTHAISACVCWLIGGLLLSVSSWLAHHGEARFSARLRRDTARHLAHMPMSTVSRYGADALRRLVGEDIAALHHTVAHLPAEIATLAVVPLATVTLLVAVAGPLTLIALIPGLLAAAYYLFIVPRSSAKHGTETVRVMTDIRTAVDDYARGIRVSRIYSAQAGATANYADAARRFTENMVAWVRRVATLSSVAVALLQAVATYAIAYAIGYDQEPAVLAAMLLFGLAVVTPALRLGHGLDYVRAGSAAAERIAAVLREPTVTGSTDHSDDPGLELVDVRIGQDDRTLIHSLSHTFSPGLVTAITGPSGSGKTTLLRTIAGLETLESGVIRYPHRETNSEKTSPDSVLLIPQGGDVLSGTIRENIALSTPEATDDEISTALRRAQLDLPLDTATTTLSGGERQRVGLARAFLTDARVILLDEPTSALDKDTSGRLVSELHTFVMEESKTLLIVTHDHGLAEGATAQLKLTGNSVTVAGGTR; this is encoded by the coding sequence GTGCCCGCACTCAACAATGACCCTGCGGCCGCACCGGCCTCACCCATTGCGGCCGCACTGCGCCCCGCGATCCCTGTGCTTACAGCAGCGGTTACCGCCGCCGCGCTTGGTGGCCTCACGATGGTCGGAGCCTTATGGTTCACCGTGCAGGTCGTCGCTGCGGTGACACTGACGCATGCGATTTCGGCGTGTGTCTGCTGGCTCATTGGAGGCCTGCTCCTGTCCGTCTCGTCGTGGCTCGCACATCACGGGGAGGCAAGATTCTCCGCACGGCTACGGCGCGATACCGCTCGCCATCTCGCGCACATGCCGATGAGCACGGTCTCACGGTATGGCGCTGACGCGCTGCGTCGTCTGGTAGGCGAAGACATTGCCGCGCTACACCACACCGTCGCACATCTGCCCGCGGAAATCGCGACCCTTGCGGTGGTGCCCCTCGCGACAGTAACTCTGCTGGTCGCAGTGGCGGGTCCCCTTACCCTGATTGCGCTGATCCCTGGCCTGCTGGCCGCAGCCTACTATCTGTTCATCGTGCCGCGAAGCTCAGCGAAACACGGAACCGAAACGGTCCGTGTGATGACGGACATCAGGACCGCTGTCGACGACTACGCACGCGGCATTCGCGTGTCCCGCATTTACAGCGCACAGGCCGGGGCAACCGCCAACTATGCCGACGCAGCACGCCGGTTCACCGAGAACATGGTCGCCTGGGTGCGACGGGTCGCGACACTCTCTTCCGTAGCGGTGGCGCTGCTCCAGGCCGTCGCAACCTATGCGATCGCCTACGCCATCGGCTACGACCAAGAGCCGGCAGTGCTCGCCGCCATGCTGCTGTTCGGGCTCGCCGTGGTCACCCCGGCGCTGCGCCTTGGGCATGGCCTGGACTATGTACGAGCGGGCAGCGCCGCGGCCGAACGCATCGCAGCGGTACTCCGCGAACCGACCGTCACGGGATCAACCGATCACAGTGACGACCCTGGACTTGAACTCGTCGACGTGCGGATCGGTCAGGACGACCGCACACTCATCCACAGTCTTTCCCACACATTCTCACCAGGATTAGTCACCGCGATAACCGGCCCCAGTGGCAGCGGCAAGACCACGCTGCTACGTACTATTGCCGGGCTGGAAACGCTCGAAAGCGGCGTGATCCGGTACCCCCACAGGGAGACGAACAGCGAGAAGACGTCACCCGACTCGGTGTTACTCATTCCACAAGGTGGGGATGTGCTCTCCGGGACGATCCGCGAAAATATCGCGCTCTCGACCCCAGAGGCCACCGATGATGAGATCAGCACCGCGCTTCGACGTGCGCAACTCGACCTCCCCCTGGATACCGCGACGACCACCCTGTCGGGCGGTGAACGTCAACGAGTCGGACTCGCCCGCGCGTTCCTCACCGATGCCCGTGTGATCCTGCTCGATGAACCCACCAGCGCGCTGGATAAGGACACGAGCGGGCGGCTCGTCAGCGAGCTACACACATTCGTCATGGAGGAATCGAAGACGCTCTTGATTGTCACCCACGATCATGGACTGGCCGAGGGCGCCACAGCACAGCTCAAGCTCACCGGCAACTCGGTCACGGTAGCCGGAGGAACCCGATGA
- a CDS encoding ABC transporter ATP-binding protein, with protein MTRVDTHPLATANTAELTVPTSRLWTVNATIGYDKRVINENLSVSIPDESFTVIVGPNACGKSTLLRGLSRLLKPGSGRVVLDGQDIHSYKAKEVARKLGLLPQTSLAPDGIRVADLVARGRYPYQKLIRQWTPDDEQAVSTAMAATGIHELSDRLVDELSGGQRQRVWVAMALAQQTEILLLDEPTTFLDLTHQIELMELFTDLHLAGHTLVAVLHDLNQAARYATHLVAMKDGGVVAEGPPAEVLTSDLVEQVFGLRCLVVPDPVAGTPQVVPLGRDRHRNKETPIKEGGTE; from the coding sequence ATGACACGAGTGGACACTCACCCCCTCGCCACTGCTAACACCGCCGAGTTGACCGTACCGACAAGTCGACTGTGGACGGTGAATGCCACGATCGGCTATGACAAGCGCGTCATCAACGAGAACCTGTCGGTGTCGATTCCCGATGAGTCTTTCACCGTGATCGTCGGGCCGAATGCATGCGGCAAGTCGACCCTTCTGCGCGGGCTATCCAGGCTCCTGAAACCAGGATCAGGGCGGGTGGTACTTGACGGACAAGACATCCATTCCTACAAGGCCAAAGAGGTTGCGCGCAAGTTGGGACTGCTACCGCAGACCTCGCTCGCTCCCGATGGGATCAGAGTCGCTGATCTGGTCGCTCGCGGCCGGTATCCGTACCAGAAACTGATCCGACAGTGGACACCGGACGATGAGCAGGCGGTCTCTACCGCGATGGCAGCAACTGGCATCCATGAACTCTCAGACCGGCTCGTCGACGAACTCTCCGGCGGGCAACGACAGCGAGTCTGGGTCGCGATGGCGCTGGCACAGCAGACCGAAATCCTGTTGCTGGACGAGCCGACGACGTTCCTTGACCTGACCCATCAGATCGAGCTGATGGAACTATTCACCGACCTCCACCTTGCCGGGCACACCCTTGTCGCCGTTCTTCACGACCTCAACCAGGCTGCCCGCTACGCAACGCATCTCGTCGCGATGAAGGACGGAGGTGTCGTCGCCGAGGGCCCACCGGCTGAGGTACTGACCTCCGACCTGGTCGAGCAGGTGTTCGGTCTGCGCTGTCTCGTCGTTCCTGATCCCGTCGCAGGAACCCCGCAGGTGGTGCCGCTCGGACGAGACCGGCATCGGAACAAGGAAACTCCGATCAAGGAAGGAGGCACCGAATAG
- a CDS encoding FecCD family ABC transporter permease — protein MKSTIQIPRQIDFGYRNRTIRTQRAVALRFSARSIAINSILAVVAVTVAVMSLGIGDYPLTTAQVVQSLFGQGDDFHRLIVTEWRLPIAIAAILFGALLGIGGAIFQSLTRNPLGSPDVIGFDAGSYTAVVLTILVIGANQYWYIAAAALVGGLLTAIVVYLLSYRGGVQGFRLIIVGIGVSAMLGSINAYLITRAEITDAMSVGFWAAGSLSRVGWHSLVPVIIGGLIVFIGVTMLAPALRQLELGDDAALAQGVNASVARPLLLILGVATTALVTAAAGPIGFVALSAPQLARRLTRTPGVTVAASAFMGAALLSLAQLLSLVIAQVYRPVPVGLITVSLGGLYLIWLLIRETRRSI, from the coding sequence ATGAAATCCACTATTCAAATCCCACGACAGATCGATTTCGGTTACCGGAACCGCACAATCCGTACTCAGCGCGCCGTCGCGCTGAGATTCAGCGCACGGAGCATTGCGATCAACTCGATCCTCGCCGTAGTTGCGGTGACCGTTGCGGTGATGTCCCTCGGAATCGGTGACTATCCACTGACAACTGCCCAGGTTGTCCAGTCGCTCTTCGGCCAGGGCGATGACTTCCATCGCCTGATCGTGACGGAATGGCGTCTGCCCATCGCGATCGCGGCAATCCTGTTCGGAGCGCTACTGGGGATCGGCGGTGCAATCTTCCAATCGCTGACCCGCAACCCCCTGGGATCTCCGGATGTAATCGGCTTCGACGCAGGATCGTACACGGCCGTGGTGCTCACAATCCTTGTCATCGGCGCGAATCAGTACTGGTACATCGCCGCAGCAGCTCTGGTCGGCGGGCTGCTCACCGCAATCGTGGTGTATCTGCTCTCCTATCGAGGAGGCGTGCAGGGTTTCCGCCTCATCATCGTCGGCATCGGAGTTTCCGCGATGCTGGGATCGATCAACGCGTACCTCATCACTCGCGCCGAGATCACCGATGCGATGAGCGTCGGTTTCTGGGCGGCCGGGTCGCTCAGTCGCGTCGGATGGCACTCGCTTGTCCCCGTCATCATCGGGGGCCTGATTGTCTTCATCGGAGTGACGATGTTGGCTCCCGCTCTGCGACAACTGGAACTTGGTGACGACGCGGCACTCGCTCAGGGGGTGAACGCTTCCGTTGCTCGCCCGCTGCTGCTGATCCTGGGAGTTGCGACGACCGCGTTGGTGACAGCTGCTGCCGGTCCGATCGGGTTCGTCGCACTGTCCGCGCCACAGCTCGCGAGGCGATTGACACGGACACCCGGGGTAACCGTGGCTGCGTCCGCGTTCATGGGAGCCGCGCTCTTGTCTCTCGCGCAGTTGCTGTCGCTCGTGATCGCGCAGGTCTACCGGCCTGTTCCGGTTGGCCTCATCACCGTGAGCCTGGGTGGTCTCTACCTAATCTGGCTCCTTATTCGTGAAACAAGGAGAAGCATATGA
- a CDS encoding FecCD family ABC transporter permease, with protein MTVSLVGAREACSALGEGHLPTSNRRISGVIVLLALLVVVLAASLSFGANPLPISEIWRVVLSPDSSEASSIVWTLRVPRTVVGIAAGVAFGVSGALIQAITRNPLADPGILGVNAGAGFAIVVGVTLFGVGGITGYIWFSFIGAILATVLVYLIGSAGRGASSPVTLVLAGIALAAVLSAFSTFLTLMDQETFRSFRAWGLGSLSRASLDDTASVAPFLAVGILLAALISSSLNAVALGDDQATALGASVTRTRILGIIAVTLLAGGGTALTGGIAFVGLMVPHIVRWFTGPDQRWIIAYTALAAPSIVLIADVLGRVITRPGEIEAGVLTALIGAPVLIALVRRRKASGL; from the coding sequence ATGACTGTTTCGTTAGTAGGTGCGCGCGAGGCGTGCAGTGCGCTGGGAGAAGGGCACCTCCCAACAAGCAACCGTCGAATATCGGGTGTGATTGTGCTGCTCGCGTTGCTTGTGGTGGTTCTGGCAGCAAGCCTGTCATTCGGCGCGAACCCGTTACCCATCAGCGAGATCTGGCGGGTCGTACTCTCCCCAGATAGCTCCGAGGCAAGCTCCATTGTCTGGACATTACGAGTACCTCGCACGGTTGTGGGGATTGCTGCTGGTGTGGCATTCGGTGTTTCGGGCGCGCTCATCCAGGCGATCACACGCAACCCGCTTGCCGATCCCGGTATTCTCGGCGTAAATGCCGGAGCGGGGTTCGCCATTGTCGTTGGCGTGACGTTGTTCGGAGTCGGAGGAATCACCGGGTACATCTGGTTTTCGTTCATCGGTGCGATCCTTGCCACGGTGCTCGTCTACCTGATCGGGTCAGCGGGACGAGGCGCCTCATCTCCCGTCACACTCGTGCTCGCAGGCATCGCACTTGCCGCTGTCCTCTCAGCTTTCTCAACGTTTCTGACACTGATGGATCAGGAGACGTTCCGTTCCTTCCGGGCTTGGGGGTTGGGTTCCCTCTCGCGCGCCTCACTCGATGACACCGCTTCGGTTGCCCCGTTTCTGGCGGTAGGAATCCTGTTAGCCGCACTGATCAGCAGCTCCTTGAACGCGGTCGCGCTGGGAGACGACCAAGCGACCGCACTCGGAGCAAGCGTCACCCGCACTCGTATTTTGGGGATCATTGCCGTGACGCTCCTCGCAGGTGGCGGAACAGCGCTCACCGGAGGTATCGCGTTCGTAGGTCTCATGGTCCCGCACATCGTGCGCTGGTTCACCGGACCCGACCAGCGATGGATCATCGCCTACACCGCCCTCGCGGCACCCTCCATCGTGCTCATCGCAGACGTGCTGGGACGAGTGATCACCCGCCCCGGCGAGATCGAGGCCGGCGTGCTCACCGCACTCATCGGTGCCCCCGTCCTCATCGCACTTGTGCGCCGGCGAAAGGCATCCGGGCTATGA